From Oncorhynchus clarkii lewisi isolate Uvic-CL-2024 chromosome 26, UVic_Ocla_1.0, whole genome shotgun sequence, the proteins below share one genomic window:
- the LOC139384941 gene encoding rho family-interacting cell polarization regulator 1-like isoform X10 — protein sequence MFTGSTKNPTPKIPQPERLDEVYSALRRGLQSFLQVHQLELDSLGQQIRESKRNGRLGSLYELDKQVKAIERFMRRLEFHLSKVEELYDAYCMQRRLRDGASKMVAAFNSATGSKEARESLNEANRGYREYTEHMCSLESELENQMGEFHIKMKGLVGYARLCAGDQYEVLMRYGRQRWRMKGRVEVSSKQVWDSEDNVFLPLITELLSIKVTELKSLANHVVVGSVSCETLDLFCPLPQTVAVDINDLGTVKLNLEVNWSPFDKDDQTSSSSTVSKRFLSNQSPPDTPSMREQVFYSLLRRPGELENGTVWSNSSESSDDSSSPAMGHTHRMMATHSLQTTPTIQISFNPRQSSVSTPSLSSNHEEGEPGTTKGFGETDSVKCTLLNGHLKCSRSLSHISERAIDCASTNRLSDQSVESSETPESLPRLDLEGSYVASHCSNQDMHEALDLPESGGPESCVSTPVDQGDAPPASTLQVEKPRAGVEPLPTDRVLGEGLREEKSSTEHNHRLQSTQPQELTLPEETVTGRSHSRSSSFTQEVETALESFDFLNCSDLDDDEEEEKEQEEDEQERDEKEKEDKTRDSADSSDECEDDVIEIIVEAPEGFRNEDCPPVDADCSSEEESSEQLQASSETRDEQEEEKEKVEDKKEEEQITEKDIPAR from the exons ATGTTTACAGGTTCTACCAAGAACCCAACCCCTAAAATACCTCAGCCTGAGCGGCTGGACGAGGTGTACTCTGCACTGAGGAGAGGCCTaca GTCATTCCTGCAGGTCCACCAGCTGGAGCTGGACAGCCTGGGGCAGCAgatcagagagagcaagagaaatgGCCGTCTG GGGTCTCTGTATGAGTTGGATAAG CAAGTGAAGGCCATAGAGAGATTTATGCGTCGCTTAGAGTTCCACCTCAGCAAG GTAGAGGAGCTGTACGATGCTTACTGTATGCAGCGGCGGCTGAGGGATGGGGCCAGCAAGATGGTGGCAGCCTTTAACTCTGCCACAGGGAGCAAGGAGGCACGGGAGAGCCTGAATGAGGCCAACAGGGGCTACAGGGAGTACACTGAG CACATGTGTTCCCTGGAGAGTGAACTGGAGAACCAGATGGGAGAGTTTCATATCAAGATGAAAG GTCTGGTTGGCTATGCACGGTTGTGTGCAGGAGACCAATATGAG GTCCTGATGCGTTACGGCCGTCAGCGCTGGCGGATGAAAGGTCGTGTGGAGGTCAGCAGTAAACAAGTGTGGGACAGTGAGGACAATGTCTTCCTGCCTCTCATCACAGAGCTCCTGTCAATCAAG GTGACTGAGCTGAAGAGCTTGGCCAATCACGTGGTGGTTGGCAGTGTGTCTTGTGAGACACTTGACCTGTTCTGTCCGCTGCCTCAGACGGTTGCCGTGGATATCAACGACTTGGGGACAGTAAAACTGAACCTAGAGGTCAACTGGAG tccgtTTGATAAAGATGACCAGACCTCATCCTCCAGTACGGTTTCCAAGCGCTTTTTGTCCAATCAGAGCCCTCCAGACACCCCTTCCATGCGCGAGCAGGTGTTTTAT TCTCTATTGAGGAGACCAGGGGAGCTGGAGAATGGTACAGTCTGGTCAAACTCCTCTGAATCATCAGACGACTCTTCCAGCCCAGccatgggacacacacacaggatgatgGCCACTCACAGCCTGCAGACCACACCCACTATCCAGATCTCCTTCAACCCCCGCCAATCAAGCGTCTCtaccccatccctctcttccaATCATGAGGAAGGGGAGCCAGGCACCACCAAGGGATTTGGCGAAACAGACTCTGTGAAGTGTACACTGCTGAATGGCCATTTGAAGTGTTCTCGATCTCTCAGCCATATCAGTGAGAGAGCCATAGACTGTGCTTCGACTAACAGGTTGTCTGACCAATCAGTTGAATCCTCTGAAACGCCAGAATCCCTACCCCGCTTAGACCTTGAAGGCTCCTATGTGGCTTCTCACTGCTCTAACCAGGACATGCATGAAGCCTTGGACTTGCCTGAATCTGGGGGCCCAGAGTCATGCGTTTCAACCCCAGTGGATCAGGGTGATGCTCCTCCGGCCTCAACACTGCAGGTTGAGAAGCCTAGGGCTGGAGTAGAGCCTCTTCCCACAGACCGTGTACTgggagagggactgagggaggaAAAGTCCTCCACGGAACACAATCACAGACTCCAATCTACCCAGCCACAAGAGCTAACGCTACCAGAAGAGACAGTGACT GGTCGATCTCACAGTAGGTCCTCCAGCTTCACTCAGGAAGTTGAGACTGCCCTGGAGAGCTTTGATTTTCTCAACTGCTCTGAccttgatgatgatgaagaagaggagaaagaacaagaagaagatgaacaggagagggatgagaaggagaaggaagacaagacaaggGACTCTGCTGATAG TAGTGATGAGTGTGAGGACGATGTTATAGAAATCATTGTCGAGGCCCCTGAAGGCTTCCGGAATGAGGACTGTCCTCCTGTAGATGCAGACTGCAGCTCTGAG GAGGAGAGTAGCGAGCAGCTGCAGGCCTCCAGTGAGACAAGGGATGAGCAGGAGGAAGAAAAGGAGAAAGTGGAAGacaagaaggaggaggagcagattACAGagaaggacatccctgccag GTGA